A stretch of the Theileria equi strain WA chromosome 1, complete sequence genome encodes the following:
- a CDS encoding hypothetical protein (encoded by transcript BEWA_030150A) yields the protein MLVSSDCSLVDQQMLQIEEIYAIHCIYFPVKIINPGKLDWSKFPDDCMSDAEYKNLSVKSKFRTDIKVGTVSIKDVKKLELIRFSFVVSENLESDLYSIIEVTFPKDYPVKPPLLTIKMTISLPPEEREHLVNEITDIIKRSSGNICIFDISVCVCETMNRVSNDHKNLWQEMTVRQVHSDDSSDDEQHVNRVQQGDSPRENVSESITKSSNDGRLDSVNTSSSKLLADVKIARIPLPTWSAQSLIQSPLWYEKKKGTRYAQVLKNDSHEYNKLQLGTGDISSFLDIPVLSLHENALNISNIESIDMLSNEVSSFNSVEENSGAFTEQDDLTEELDLIALSNKSIIISAIQGYLIQTKQLIHADRYKRDFVESLSQDQPCYRLSVAKHILDQNLYSIKSYDLPHFCSFNSLGNFSDGRIIFHHLSFRRRLIVNELISKISGLAKLQHNSISRYYQCWLEKDVEVTKIDELNLLCQSVLDGTFDTKSHKKYTRQLLLKVAARMDDTDEITDDFLLSETITQRRLFIQMQHFEGRTLEQEIQNNNLYKDEKLLWSFIRHLLDVLAYLHHHNAYHLRLSPDNIIVTSDSYGTGLKVCEFGIVGSLRQLYNFEYQCKSPSCGCRISRNVRDYLYEFHPSSYGLDAPAGDQDYDAEQEDMFAFGLIIFKMWHPPTEESQMRDIILKVVSSRTFPQYFIQSTPQIIITTLIRLFSNERRPTATELLRETLVPPVMDIYLYKQYLRRLQNPLSEESMDAVKFLFSRDWKSNVTRLKGDTDVEYLAHASHVVDRLETFMSNRSVVIRPPLIMQPSVDGTGDDVLLVLDSNNAILYLVRNILQSLLKAFQLNPDDKSGLGFKQFSAGDIYFGDKCALSAAFGITLKLDNVTSTLLDGQIKRNFDDTSMLIAMAQVELVSVAVDSLKSLDLRISLMISFSPLMRDFLSLVLGVEAEISQEIISKLCHIYINEYNLKMLLGNYSIACESDVVRALVDLFSSSYNLPVTLYKLHSLAVLLANFSQDNSAECTHLLKELSLLKNDSCSVNTSGEISTKGISDAYSTIQDQYLKRIRYMLELSKFLEVLGYTKYCFMELVSDNVRLKNFCEHFPLFCCYMDDYPNKYAVAVGGCYDSSLYVSEGSTNILHFGIEYIIEELVATSKRGKRLEGYAIAPTKSNVVDVIITSQTVRLLPAAVSIANKLIDAGLSCECRAIPLVLTNHFNERLQMINGVKARVHLQKSSNVVSTPLLSHATATDAIDEPMENLTPGEHKSSSDLRIEEAESVSKINLAEFSEGEDGDRSAMNIIYHVEPVNGSFSQAKKMESETSLVHFLIGQLL from the coding sequence ATGTTGGTTTCAAGTGATTGTTCCCTTGTGGACCAGCAGATGCTCCAAATTGAGGAGATTTATGCGATTCATTGCATATACTTCCCCGTGAAGATCATCAACCCCGGAAAACTCGATTGGAGCAAATTCCCGGACGATTGCATGTCAGACGCAGAATACAAGAACCTCTCGGTAAAGTCAAAGTTCAGGACAGATATAAAGGTCGGAACAGTCTCCATTaaagatgtaaagaagTTGGAGCTGATCAGGTTCTCCTTTGTAGTTTCGGAAAACTTGGAGTCTGATCTCTACTCTATCATTGAAGTTACATTCCCCAAAGATTACCCTGTGAAACCTCCCCTTCTTACGATCAAAATGACGATTTCACTTCCACCAGAGGAAAGAGAACATCTCGTTAATGAAATAACAGATATAATAAAACGGTCCAGTGGGAATATTTGCATATTTGACATTAGTGTCTGTGTATGCGAAACGATGAATAGGGTAAGTAATGATCATAAAAATCTCTGGCAAGAGATGACGGTTAGACAAGTTCATTCTGATGACTCTTCCGATGATGAACAACATGTAAATCGGGTACAACAAGGTGATTCTCCCAGGGAAAATGTATCAGAAAGCATAACAAAAAGCTCAAATGATGGAAGATTAGATTCTGTAAATACTAGTAGCTCAAAACTTTTGGCAGATGTAAAAATCGCACGGATACCGCTTCCAACCTGGTCAGCTCAGTCTCTGATCCAGTCGCCACTTTGGtatgaaaagaagaaaggCACAAGATATGCACAAGTACTGAAAAATGATTCACACGAATACAACAAGTTGCAGTTGGGAACTGGTGATATATCATCTTTTCTTGATATTCCTGTCCTTTCTCTACATGAAAATGCACTTaatatttcaaatattgAATCTATCGATATGCTAAGTAATGAAGTATCAAGTTTTAATAGCGTTGAAGAAAACAGTGGAGCTTTTACTGAACAGGATGATTTAACTGAAGAGTTAGACTTGATAGCCTTGTCAAACAAATCAATCATTATTTCGGCAATACAGGGTTATCTAATACAAACAAAACAATTAATTCATGCCGATAGATATAAGCGTGATTTTGTGGAGTCCCTTTCACAAGATCAACCATGTTATCGGCTCTCTGTGGCAAAACATATCTTAGACCAAAATTTGTACTCGATAAAAAGTTATGATTTGCCACATTTTTGTTCGTTTAACTCTCTGGGGAATTTTAGTGATGGCAGGATAATCTTCCATCATTTGAGTTTTAGAAGACGGTTAATTGTTAATGAGCTCATTTCAAAGATTTCCGGACTAGCAAAATTGCAACACAATAGTATTTCTAGATACTATCAATGTTGGTTGGAAAAGGATGTAGAAGTTACAAAAATTGATGAGCTAAATCTGTTGTGTCAGTCTGTATTAGATGGTACATTTGATACCAAATCTCATAAAAAGTATACAAGACAACTTCTCTTAAAAGTCGCCGCACGAATGGATGATACTGATGAAATTACCGACGACTTTTTACTATCTGAAACAATCACGCAGAGAAGGTTATTTATTCAAATGCAGCACTTTGAAGGTCGTACCTTGGAACAAGAGATTCAAAATAACAACCTatacaaggatgaaaaaTTGTTATGGAGTTTTATTCGCCATCTTCTTGATGTGTTGGCATATTTACATCATCATAATGCGTATCACCTCCGCTTATCTCCTGACAATATTATTGTTACCTCCGACAGTTATGGAACTGGTCTAAAAGTATGCGAATTTGGAATTGTTGGTTCGCTTCGACAACTGTACAATTTTGAATATCAGTGCAAATCGCCTAGTTGTGGCTGCAGGATTTCCAGAAACGTGAGAGACTATTTGTACGAATTTCATCCATCTAGTTATGGTCTTGATGCCCCTGCAGGTGATCAAGACTATGATGCTGAACAAGAGGATATGTTTGCATTTGGACTCataattttcaaaatgtgGCATCCTCCAACAGAAGAATCGCAAATGCGTGATATAATACTAAAGGTTGTTTCATCAAGGACATTTCCTCAGTATTTTATACAGTCAACTCCACAAATCATCATAACAACTCTCATTAGGCTTTTTAGCAACGAAAGGAGGCCTACAGCGACTGAACTTTTGAGGGAGACCTTGGTTCCACCTGTCATGGATATTTATCTCTATAAGCAATACTTGAGACGACTACAAAATCCCCTCTCTGAGGAATCCATGGATGCTGTAAAATTTCTATTTAGCAGAGACTGGAAAAGTAACGTGACACGCCTAAAGGGAGATACTGATGTAGAATATCTTGCACACGCCTCGCATGTGGTTGACAGGTTAGAAACATTTATGAGTAATCGTTCTGTTGTTATACGCCCACCGCTGATAATGCAGCCTAGTGTAGACGGTACAGGTGATGATGTGTTATTGGTATTGGATTCTAATAATGCTATACTATATTTGGTACGCAATATATTGCAGTCGCTCTTAAAGGCGTTTCAACTTAATCCTGATGATAAGAGTGGTCTTGGTTTCAAGCAGTTTTCAGCTGGTGATATCTACTTTGGAGACAAATGTGCTTTATCTGCTGCATTTGGCATTACACTAAAACTTGATAATGTCACTAGTACTCTTTTGGATGGGCAAATTAAGCGAAACTTTGACGATACATCAATGTTAATTGCAATGGCTCAAGTTGAGTTGGTTTCTGTGGCTGTTGATTCCCTAAAGTCTCTAGATTTAAGAATTTCCCTGATGATTTCCTTTTCACCACTCATGAGAGATTTTTTGTCCTTGGTACTTGGTGTTGAAGCAGAAATTTCACAGGAAATAATTTCAAAGCTCTGCcacatttatataaatgagTACAATCTGAAAATGCTTTTGGGGAATTATAGCATAGCATGTGAGTCTGATGTTGTAAGGGCTCTGGTAGATTTGTTTTCCAGCAGCTACAATTTACCAGTAACTCTATACAAGTTACATTCCCTTGCAGTTTTATTGGCTAATTTTTCACAAGACAATTCCGCAGAGTGCACGCACCTTTTGAAGGAATTGTCGTTGCTAAAAAATGATTCTTGTTCTGTCAATACCTCCGGTGAAATTTCCACGAAAGGTATCAGTGATGCTTACTCTACAATTCAAGATCAGTATCTAAAGAGGATCAGATATATGTTGGAGctttcaaaatttttagagGTTTTAGGGTATACAAAGTATTGTTTTATGGAGCTTGTATCGGATAATGTTCGTCTGAAAAACTTTTGCGAACACTTTCCCCTCTTTTGTTGTTATATGGATGATTACCCAAATAAATACGCAGTTGCTGTTGGGGGATGCTACGATTCTAGCTTATATGTTTCGGAGGGATCCACAAATATATTGCATTTTGGAATAGAGTACATTATTGAGGAACTTGTGGCGACATCAAAGCGAGGCAAGAGATTAGAGGGGTACGCAATAGCTCCGACCAAGAGTAACGTTGTAGACGTTATAATAACATCGCAAACGGTTCGGCTTTTGCCTGCCGCAGTTTCAATTGCAAATAAACTAATCGACGCTGGTTTGTCTTGTGAATGCAGGGCTATTCCTTTGGTGCTTACAAATCACTTTAACGAGCGCCTTcaaatgataaatggagTGAAGGCTAGAGTCCACTTGCAAAAATCTTCCAATGTTGTTTCTACGCCACTTTTATCCCATGCCACGGCCACAGACGCTATAGATGAACCAATGGAAAATTTAACGCCAGGAGAGCATAAATCCTCTAGTGACTTGAGGATTGAAGAAGCAGAGAGTGTGAGCAAGATTAATCTGGCTGAATTTAGTGAAGGGGAAGACGGTGATAGAAGTGCAATGAACATAATATATCACGTTGAACCTGTCAATGGTTCATTCTCTCAAGCTAAAAAGATGGAGAGTGAGACTTCTCTGGTCCACTTTTTGATTGGACAATTGCTCTAG